A genomic segment from Nitrospira sp. encodes:
- a CDS encoding Biphenyl-2,3-diol 1,2-dioxygenase, producing the protein MKAQYLGHVVFYVKDLQRSLAFYRDLLGFHEVGRIFNGAAAALTSGRTHHELLLIQVGDAPGPPIGRRRGLYHIGIKIGDSLDELKTAKRELEQAGVPIDGMSDHTVSQSLYLHDPDGNEVELYVDADEAIWKNNPDAVVSPIKPLRL; encoded by the coding sequence ATGAAAGCACAGTATCTGGGGCATGTGGTGTTTTACGTGAAAGACCTTCAACGATCGCTTGCTTTCTATCGCGACCTGCTCGGCTTTCACGAAGTGGGGCGGATTTTCAACGGCGCAGCGGCGGCGTTGACGAGCGGACGCACCCACCACGAACTGTTGCTCATCCAGGTCGGCGATGCGCCGGGACCACCGATCGGGCGCCGCCGAGGGCTCTACCACATCGGCATCAAGATCGGCGACAGCCTCGATGAACTCAAGACTGCGAAGCGTGAATTGGAGCAGGCCGGCGTCCCGATCGACGGCATGAGCGACCATACGGTGAGCCAAAGCCTCTATCTGCACGACCCTGACGGCAATGAGGTCGAGCTGTATGTGGATGCCGATGAGGCGATCTGGAAAAATAATCCCGACGCCGTCGTCTCGCCGATCAAACCGTTGCGGCTCTGA
- a CDS encoding 3-oxoacyl-[acyl-carrier protein] reductase, which yields MILKDRVVLIAGGSGALGHTVVPVVARAGARVITADRNPPSPVADRVAMKADVTDESDVRRLVNEVIRTHGRIDVLINLVGGFAMGRVEDTDAALWQRMLTMNVTAAFLLSKAVLPHMVERGTGRLLHTAAWAAVEPFPGAAAYIVAKSSLLALIRVLALELKGSGVTVNGVLPTTIDTPANRASMPEVDPSTWVKPEAIAETLLFLASDEAGQINGAAVPIGTHGGVKAVRKS from the coding sequence ATGATACTCAAGGACAGGGTCGTGTTGATCGCCGGAGGGTCGGGAGCCCTTGGGCATACCGTCGTGCCGGTTGTGGCGAGGGCAGGTGCGCGAGTCATCACGGCAGATCGCAATCCGCCGTCGCCTGTAGCGGATCGGGTCGCGATGAAGGCCGATGTTACCGATGAGTCGGACGTCCGACGCTTGGTGAACGAGGTGATCCGAACGCATGGCCGCATCGACGTGCTGATCAATCTGGTCGGCGGCTTCGCCATGGGACGCGTGGAGGACACAGATGCGGCCCTCTGGCAGCGGATGTTGACCATGAACGTCACGGCGGCCTTTCTACTCTCGAAAGCCGTGCTGCCCCACATGGTGGAACGAGGAACCGGCCGTCTCCTGCATACGGCGGCGTGGGCGGCGGTCGAACCCTTTCCCGGAGCCGCTGCCTACATCGTGGCCAAATCCAGCCTGCTTGCCTTGATTCGTGTGCTGGCGCTGGAGTTGAAAGGTTCCGGAGTGACGGTCAACGGGGTGCTGCCCACCACGATCGATACGCCGGCCAACCGGGCGAGCATGCCGGAAGTCGATCCCTCCACATGGGTCAAACCGGAAGCCATCGCCGAGACGCTGCTCTTTCTGGCCTCCGACGAGGCCGGCCAGATCAATGGGGCGGCCGTTCCGATCGGGACCCACGGCGGCGTGAAGGCCGTGCGCAAGTCATAG
- a CDS encoding RND efflux system, inner membrane transporter, translated as MSPTFFIERPIFASVLSIIIVVVGLVAMQALPIAQFPPITPPMVQIEADYPGASAEVVAESVARPIELQLPGIDNLLYFDSTSTNDGHLTIRLTFEIGTNVDIAQVQTQNRQKLAEPQLPPEVIRQGITVKKMSPDLLTVMVLQSTDPQHDAFFLSNFAILRIIDNVKRLPGVGDATVFGQQNYSMRLILNPVRMAQLSLTPTDIATVVREQNRDFPAGTIGREPTPQGTELTLPLITEGRMSDVREFEDMIVRALPNGSMVRLKDVARIELGAQSYVLEGRYNHKPTALLITFLSPGANALDTVKRMRQEMDDLAKVFPPGVTYDIPYDTTRFVEVSIKEVVATLRDAMILVLLVVYLFLQSWRATLIPAVAVPVSLIGTFAGMEALGFSINTLTLFGLVLAIGIVVDDAIVVVENVERHMANGLSPKEAAKKAMGEVTGPVIAIVLVLCAVFVPVGFLGGITGQLYKQFAITIAVSVTISGFVALTLSPALCALVLKPGHGRDKGFFGLFNRAFDSIQLRYGRMVGLTLKHSLLSLALFGLVLGIAAHLFKTIPTAFLPDEDQGYFITIVQLPDGASKKRTDAVLDKVENYYQSIPAVYGTQTLSGQNFVFNTRGTNTATMFAPLKHWDERTGQQNHVKSIIAGAFREFAKIPEGLVLAFNAPSIRGLGATGGFSVQVQDPSGGDFKKFAAVAQEFVAKARQDPAIGAVNTSFRVSAPRVHAKINRERAKALGVPISEVFDTLQAYFGNFYINDFVKFGRVYRVQTEAEPQYRSTPADISKIYVRALNNGQGLTMIPLDTVVSTTYGSGPDPVTHFNGFNTALVLGSAAPGYSSGEALDALQRAAQEVLVPQGFDIDWSGISYQERKAGTQSVSAFGFGLLMVFLVLAAQYESWAVPFAVILAVPFGVFGALAAVWLSGMTNDIYFQIGLVTLIGLAAKNAILIVEFANQRYEHGLSLVDAAMEAAKLRFRPIIMTSMAFILGVVPLVLATGAGAASRHSIGTGVFGGMLAATFLAVFFVPLFFVLVRKVSHRVSGRTGGASPAAAALSVGPQTGVTARVHQVMQKEE; from the coding sequence ATGAGTCCGACGTTCTTCATTGAGCGGCCGATCTTCGCCTCGGTCCTCTCCATCATCATCGTCGTCGTGGGGCTGGTGGCCATGCAGGCCCTGCCGATCGCGCAGTTTCCTCCGATCACTCCCCCCATGGTGCAGATCGAAGCCGACTATCCCGGCGCCAGCGCGGAGGTGGTCGCGGAATCGGTGGCGCGCCCGATCGAATTGCAGCTTCCCGGCATCGACAACCTCTTGTATTTCGATTCGACGAGCACCAACGACGGCCACCTGACCATCCGCCTCACGTTCGAAATCGGCACCAACGTCGATATCGCGCAGGTCCAGACGCAGAACCGGCAGAAATTGGCGGAACCGCAACTGCCGCCGGAAGTCATTCGGCAAGGGATCACCGTCAAGAAAATGTCTCCGGACCTGTTGACCGTCATGGTGCTGCAGTCCACCGATCCGCAGCACGATGCCTTCTTCCTCTCCAACTTCGCCATCCTGCGCATCATCGACAACGTCAAACGGCTGCCCGGTGTGGGCGATGCGACGGTCTTCGGGCAGCAGAACTACAGCATGCGGCTGATTCTGAATCCGGTACGCATGGCACAGTTGAGCCTGACCCCGACGGACATCGCCACGGTGGTGCGGGAACAGAATCGGGACTTTCCAGCCGGGACGATCGGGCGGGAGCCGACGCCGCAGGGAACCGAGTTGACGCTGCCGCTCATCACCGAAGGGCGGATGTCGGATGTCCGTGAATTCGAGGACATGATCGTGCGGGCCCTCCCGAACGGATCGATGGTCCGGCTCAAGGACGTGGCGCGGATCGAATTGGGTGCCCAGTCCTATGTCCTCGAAGGCCGGTACAACCACAAACCGACCGCCCTGCTCATCACGTTCCTCTCCCCCGGCGCCAACGCGCTCGACACGGTGAAACGGATGCGCCAGGAAATGGACGATCTGGCCAAGGTCTTCCCGCCCGGAGTCACGTACGATATTCCCTACGATACGACGCGGTTCGTCGAGGTCTCCATCAAGGAGGTCGTCGCGACGTTGCGGGATGCCATGATCCTGGTGCTCCTGGTGGTGTACCTCTTCCTCCAGAGTTGGCGCGCGACCTTGATTCCTGCGGTGGCGGTGCCGGTGTCGCTCATCGGGACGTTCGCCGGCATGGAGGCGCTCGGGTTTTCGATCAACACCCTGACCCTGTTCGGCTTGGTGCTGGCCATCGGCATCGTGGTGGATGATGCCATCGTGGTCGTCGAAAACGTGGAGCGCCACATGGCGAACGGACTCTCACCGAAAGAAGCGGCGAAGAAAGCCATGGGCGAAGTGACCGGACCGGTCATCGCGATCGTACTGGTGTTGTGCGCCGTGTTCGTGCCGGTAGGATTTCTCGGCGGCATTACCGGGCAATTGTACAAGCAATTCGCCATTACGATCGCCGTGTCCGTCACCATCTCAGGATTCGTCGCCCTGACCCTCAGCCCGGCCCTCTGTGCGCTGGTGCTGAAGCCCGGCCATGGCCGAGACAAAGGATTTTTCGGACTCTTCAATAGGGCCTTCGATTCGATTCAACTGCGCTATGGACGGATGGTGGGACTCACACTCAAGCACAGCCTGCTCTCGTTGGCCCTATTCGGTCTGGTGCTCGGCATCGCAGCGCATCTGTTCAAGACGATTCCCACGGCCTTTCTGCCCGATGAAGACCAGGGGTACTTCATTACGATCGTTCAACTGCCTGACGGCGCGTCCAAAAAGCGGACCGACGCGGTGTTGGACAAGGTCGAGAACTACTACCAATCGATTCCGGCCGTGTATGGAACGCAGACCCTGTCCGGCCAGAATTTCGTCTTCAACACCCGCGGCACCAACACGGCCACCATGTTCGCTCCCTTGAAACATTGGGATGAACGAACCGGCCAACAGAACCATGTGAAGTCCATCATCGCGGGGGCCTTCCGGGAGTTCGCCAAGATTCCCGAGGGGCTGGTCCTGGCCTTCAATGCCCCTTCCATTCGAGGCCTTGGCGCGACCGGCGGCTTCTCCGTCCAGGTGCAAGACCCGAGCGGCGGCGACTTCAAGAAGTTCGCGGCGGTGGCGCAAGAGTTCGTCGCCAAGGCGAGGCAGGATCCGGCGATCGGGGCCGTCAACACGAGTTTTCGCGTCAGCGCACCACGGGTACACGCCAAGATCAACCGCGAGCGAGCCAAGGCGCTGGGCGTGCCGATTTCGGAGGTCTTCGACACCCTGCAGGCCTACTTCGGCAATTTCTACATCAATGACTTCGTGAAGTTCGGTCGAGTCTATCGCGTCCAAACGGAGGCGGAGCCGCAGTACCGGTCGACGCCGGCCGATATCAGCAAGATTTACGTGCGCGCGCTGAATAACGGGCAAGGTCTGACGATGATCCCGCTCGACACGGTGGTCTCGACGACCTATGGCAGCGGCCCGGATCCTGTGACCCATTTCAACGGATTCAATACGGCGCTCGTCTTGGGCTCGGCCGCACCGGGCTACAGTTCCGGTGAAGCGCTGGATGCGTTACAGAGGGCTGCTCAGGAAGTCTTGGTTCCGCAGGGATTCGACATCGACTGGAGCGGTATTTCGTATCAGGAACGCAAGGCCGGTACCCAATCGGTGTCGGCGTTCGGATTCGGCCTGCTCATGGTGTTTCTTGTGTTGGCGGCGCAATACGAGAGCTGGGCCGTGCCGTTTGCAGTCATCCTCGCCGTACCCTTCGGGGTGTTCGGTGCCCTGGCGGCCGTGTGGCTCTCGGGCATGACGAACGACATCTACTTCCAGATCGGGTTGGTGACGCTCATCGGCCTTGCGGCCAAGAACGCCATTCTGATCGTGGAATTCGCCAATCAACGGTACGAACATGGGCTCTCGTTGGTGGATGCGGCGATGGAAGCGGCCAAGCTGCGGTTCAGGCCGATCATCATGACCTCGATGGCCTTTATCCTCGGTGTCGTTCCACTGGTCCTCGCCACCGGAGCCGGCGCGGCCAGCCGCCATTCCATCGGCACCGGCGTGTTCGGCGGCATGCTGGCGGCGACCTTTCTAGCCGTCTTCTTCGTGCCGCTGTTCTTCGTACTCGTCCGCAAGGTCAGCCACCGGGTGAGTGGTCGAACGGGGGGAGCAAGTCCGGCGGCGGCTGCGTTGTCGGTCGGGCCGCAGACGGGCGTCACGGCAAGGGTGCATCAGGTGATGCAGAAAGAGGAATAG
- a CDS encoding RND efflux system, membrane fusion protein — MMPARSIIMKYRTTCMLLLAGAGLFGCKPEATAPPGTPIPEVQVVAAIQHAVADEPEFIGQAEASRIVEIRSQVTGIMKERLFLEGRDVHKGDPLYRIDPVPFQATYVSAKARASQAEARLVQARQNLDRVKPLLVEQAVSQKDMDDAVAEDLAAKAALEAAKGDVVKAKFDLDNTLIVAPIDGLIERTHYYEGRLVTAQTDLLTVIHQMDPMYVIVSAPESFLLKRRRDILSKRIEHPGIYKLTGLITFVDGTTYPHEGVLDFADVGLRTETGSRQARVVFPNPDRVLMPGQFVTVKFHGVSKPHAILVPQRAVQQGSKGSVVYVVGESDKVEIRDVKATLWRGDEWIIEEGLRAGERIVVDGFQRAMPGAQVKPVTVAGPTPAAEGTVPTAARSEGIK, encoded by the coding sequence GTGATGCCCGCGCGCTCCATCATCATGAAATATCGGACCACCTGTATGCTCCTGCTGGCCGGTGCCGGTCTCTTCGGCTGTAAACCAGAGGCGACCGCTCCTCCGGGAACACCCATACCGGAAGTGCAGGTCGTCGCGGCCATTCAGCATGCCGTCGCGGACGAACCGGAATTCATCGGGCAGGCGGAAGCCTCCCGCATCGTCGAGATCCGTTCGCAAGTGACGGGGATCATGAAGGAGCGTCTCTTCCTGGAGGGACGCGATGTTCATAAGGGAGACCCCCTCTATCGCATCGATCCGGTGCCCTTTCAGGCGACCTATGTCAGCGCCAAGGCCAGGGCTTCCCAAGCCGAAGCCAGACTTGTCCAGGCCCGTCAAAATCTCGATCGGGTGAAACCGCTGTTGGTCGAACAGGCGGTCAGTCAAAAGGACATGGACGACGCGGTGGCCGAAGATCTTGCGGCCAAGGCGGCGCTGGAAGCGGCGAAGGGGGACGTGGTGAAGGCGAAGTTCGATCTCGACAATACCCTCATCGTCGCGCCTATCGATGGATTGATCGAACGGACTCACTACTACGAAGGACGGCTGGTCACAGCCCAGACGGACCTGCTGACCGTCATCCATCAGATGGATCCGATGTACGTCATCGTCAGCGCTCCGGAGAGTTTCCTGCTCAAGCGCCGGCGTGACATCCTCTCCAAGCGCATCGAACATCCCGGGATCTACAAATTGACCGGCCTCATCACCTTCGTGGACGGCACGACCTACCCACATGAAGGCGTCTTGGACTTTGCCGACGTGGGCCTGCGCACGGAGACGGGGTCGAGGCAGGCGCGAGTGGTCTTCCCCAACCCCGATCGGGTCCTGATGCCGGGACAATTCGTCACGGTCAAGTTTCATGGAGTCTCGAAGCCTCACGCCATCCTGGTGCCGCAACGAGCCGTTCAGCAGGGATCCAAGGGGTCGGTCGTCTACGTGGTCGGCGAGAGCGACAAAGTGGAGATCCGCGACGTCAAGGCGACCCTGTGGCGAGGTGATGAATGGATCATCGAAGAGGGATTGCGGGCCGGTGAGCGGATCGTGGTCGACGGGTTCCAACGGGCGATGCCGGGAGCGCAGGTAAAGCCCGTGACCGTGGCTGGTCCGACCCCCGCCGCAGAAGGGACGGTACCGACCGCCGCCCGCTCCGAAGGGATAAAATGA
- a CDS encoding Glyoxalase/bleomycin resistance protein/dioxygenase, which yields MAVQVYGCNHIVIEVTDAKKAVKFYADVFGLKMLRGGEGAAWCKLGEHQFMAIFEVEELQPDRVKHFGLMVRDADQIKEVRRKLTKKYKLKLHPDFRCDFRDPWGNRIQVGDLSDESLVWLLPYQEVQQAGITFTKPPRVQPRKETR from the coding sequence ATGGCTGTCCAGGTCTATGGATGTAATCACATCGTGATCGAAGTTACGGATGCCAAGAAGGCCGTGAAGTTTTATGCCGATGTGTTCGGATTGAAGATGTTGCGGGGCGGCGAAGGCGCCGCCTGGTGCAAACTGGGCGAGCATCAGTTCATGGCGATTTTCGAGGTCGAGGAGCTTCAGCCGGATCGGGTGAAGCATTTCGGCCTGATGGTCAGGGATGCCGATCAAATCAAGGAAGTTCGACGCAAACTGACGAAGAAATACAAACTCAAACTGCACCCCGATTTCCGATGTGATTTCCGCGATCCCTGGGGGAACCGGATTCAGGTCGGCGATCTGAGCGACGAATCGCTCGTGTGGCTCCTCCCCTATCAGGAGGTGCAACAAGCCGGGATCACGTTCACCAAACCACCACGTGTGCAACCACGAAAGGAGACGAGATGA
- a CDS encoding 2-hydroxychromene-2-carboxylate isomerase/DsbA-like thioredoxin domain produces MTGRSIAIEVYSDVVCPWCYIGKRRLEQALDTTKGRGETPVLWRPFQLNPTMPKVGMDRRAYLEAKFGGPGEMKAIQERVAAVGTGAGIDFMFDRIERTPNTFDAHRLIWFAGQHHRQDAMVEELFHGYFTEGLNIGQAETLVTLAVRAGLDGDKVGRLLQTDEGVEAVRQEEARGHRLGIRGVPYFVLNGTATLSGAQPVETFVSTIERVTS; encoded by the coding sequence ATGACCGGTCGGTCCATCGCGATTGAAGTCTATTCCGATGTGGTCTGCCCTTGGTGCTACATCGGCAAGCGGCGGCTGGAACAGGCGCTGGATACGACGAAAGGGCGAGGCGAAACCCCGGTCCTCTGGCGTCCGTTTCAGCTCAACCCGACCATGCCGAAGGTCGGGATGGACCGCCGCGCCTATCTCGAAGCAAAGTTCGGCGGTCCCGGTGAGATGAAGGCGATTCAAGAGCGCGTCGCTGCAGTCGGCACCGGTGCCGGCATCGATTTCATGTTCGATCGGATCGAACGAACTCCGAACACGTTCGACGCGCACCGGTTGATCTGGTTTGCCGGGCAGCACCACCGTCAGGATGCGATGGTGGAAGAATTGTTTCATGGCTACTTCACCGAGGGGTTGAATATCGGGCAGGCCGAGACACTGGTAACTCTCGCTGTCCGAGCCGGGCTGGACGGGGACAAGGTCGGGCGACTGCTGCAGACGGACGAAGGCGTCGAGGCAGTGCGACAGGAGGAGGCGCGCGGACATCGGCTGGGGATCAGGGGCGTCCCGTACTTCGTCTTGAACGGAACGGCCACCCTATCTGGCGCGCAACCGGTAGAGACCTTCGTCTCTACGATCGAGCGGGTCACCAGTTAA
- a CDS encoding Pirin: MRTDTSITKELVGVYQAGSQHMVGDGFPVRNMIPGAGVEEQLSPFLLLDYLGPAQFPPTNRRLGVGEHPHRGFETVTIMYHGKVAHRDSTGSGGVIGPGDVQWMTAASGIVHEELHEKEFARQGGLLEGIQLWVNLPKAHKMSAPRYQTLVSDDIPAVDLGGGAGLLRVIAGEFRGVNGPAKTFSPVHLYDVRLKAGHQIDLALPEGFNSALFVLHGRVTVNGSQVVREVDIALLGQKGERVAVEAKEDATILVLSGEPIAEPIARYGPFVMNTRDEIIQAVQDYQAGKMGHLS; this comes from the coding sequence ATGCGAACAGATACGTCAATCACCAAGGAACTCGTCGGGGTCTATCAGGCTGGATCTCAACATATGGTCGGCGATGGGTTTCCGGTCCGCAACATGATTCCGGGGGCCGGCGTCGAGGAGCAGCTGTCACCGTTTTTGCTCCTGGACTACTTGGGGCCGGCGCAGTTTCCGCCGACGAACAGGCGACTGGGCGTGGGGGAGCATCCTCATCGGGGATTCGAGACGGTCACGATCATGTACCACGGCAAGGTGGCGCATCGGGACTCGACCGGAAGCGGCGGCGTCATCGGTCCTGGCGATGTGCAGTGGATGACCGCCGCCTCCGGTATCGTACATGAAGAGCTGCATGAGAAGGAATTTGCCAGACAGGGCGGCCTGCTGGAGGGCATCCAACTCTGGGTCAATTTGCCGAAGGCGCACAAGATGTCCGCGCCGCGGTACCAGACGCTGGTGAGCGACGATATTCCTGCGGTGGACCTCGGTGGAGGAGCCGGCCTGTTGCGCGTGATCGCCGGCGAGTTTCGCGGCGTGAACGGTCCTGCCAAGACCTTCAGTCCGGTTCATCTGTATGATGTGCGGCTGAAGGCCGGACATCAGATCGACCTGGCCCTGCCGGAAGGATTCAATTCGGCGCTGTTCGTGCTGCATGGACGGGTGACGGTGAACGGATCGCAGGTCGTGCGGGAAGTGGACATCGCATTGCTCGGGCAGAAGGGTGAACGGGTGGCGGTCGAGGCCAAGGAGGACGCGACGATCCTCGTGCTGAGCGGCGAGCCGATTGCAGAACCGATCGCCCGGTATGGTCCATTCGTCATGAACACACGCGACGAAATCATTCAGGCCGTACAGGACTATCAGGCGGGAAAAATGGGGCACTTGTCATGA
- a CDS encoding Membrane protein 2, distant similarity to thiosulfate:quinone oxidoreductase DoxD, whose product MKALFDTDESWSGLILRLTLGLVMFPHGAQKLLGWFGGFGFDGTMGFFTQKMGLPWIVAFLIIIGESLGSLGLLAGFLTRFTAASYIIIMLGAIVTTHIPHGFFMNWFGQQQGEGFEYHLLVIGISAALLATGAGKWSADRLVAERVG is encoded by the coding sequence ATGAAAGCGCTATTCGACACGGATGAGAGCTGGTCTGGCCTGATCCTCCGGCTGACGTTGGGATTGGTGATGTTTCCCCACGGTGCGCAGAAATTGCTCGGGTGGTTCGGCGGCTTCGGCTTCGACGGCACGATGGGGTTTTTTACCCAGAAGATGGGATTGCCCTGGATCGTGGCGTTTCTGATCATCATAGGAGAATCGTTGGGAAGCCTGGGCTTGCTCGCCGGCTTCCTGACCAGATTCACCGCGGCCAGTTATATCATCATCATGTTGGGCGCCATCGTCACGACGCACATTCCGCACGGGTTCTTCATGAACTGGTTCGGCCAGCAACAGGGCGAAGGCTTTGAATATCATCTCCTGGTCATCGGGATCAGCGCGGCCCTCCTCGCCACCGGAGCAGGAAAATGGTCGGCGGATAGACTGGTTGCAGAACGAGTGGGCTGA